The sequence CCATACCCGACTATGGCCTGCTTCACCTGCATCGGCGTATATTCCGCCACAGCAAGTCCGCGCTGCACCGCTGCCAGCACCAAAACGCCGCGAGCCTGCCCGACCGACATTGCCGTCGTCACGTTCCGGTTGAAGAACAGCTTCTCCAGCGCTACGGCATCCGGCTTGTAGCGGTCGATCAGCTGCAGCATCCCTTCATAGACATGAAGCAGCCGTTCCTCCTCTGGTGTGTGGGCTTCCGTCTGAATACTGCCGTACTGCACCGGCGTAAGCTTGCTGCCGTTCTTGTCAATAAAGCCGAAGCCGACAATCGCAATCCCCGGGTCGATCCCCAAAATTCGCACAACCATCTCTCCTCTATTGTAAACGGGAGCCTTCCCGCACGGTCCATTTCATGGCCCTTAAAGCGAACATATGTATTCCTTCTACCCATTATAGCAAAAATAGCCTGCACGGGGGGCATAAAATTTGCCATAAGCGATATATAAATAGTCCCGAATAGATAAACCCGTCCTTCTGGGTATGTCTGACAGTATGCATATATAAGAATACAGATAAGCAGCAAAAAGACCGCAGGCTTTCGCCAGCGGTCCCAATATCCTTGTTCCATGATCATATGCTTAAATCAATCACCCTACATTGCCTCGGCATTGTCCCTCGCATAATCGCTGAAGGTTGACAGAACACTGTTATACTCATCGATATCCTGCACGCGGATTCCGCCTTGAAGCTGCCACCACATCTTCTCCGGTAGAGCAGATTTCATAGTGCCTATGTCGATTTGAAAAAAAGTCTTGAGCGCCTCCTCCCGTTTAGGAGGGCCTTTGTACAGGGTAAGATTCCCTTCGTTATCTATGCCAATATACGCTTCCTTCTTACAGGAAGGCGATAAATCGTTCACATTCCGTTCCAGCCAGACATCTCCTTCAGGCCCAATCTTCCCCTGCCAGTCCGAATGTTCAGCAATGAGGAACTGCAATTCCTTAGGGCTCATCGCTTGGGGTACATTACGGATTTCCTCGTCACAGACATAGGTTGTTTTATAATGCACTTTCCGGCTAAGACCGCTATCGGCAATAACCTTGATAAGGGAATCGGCATTGCCTTGATTTGAAGCCTGCTCTTTCTGATCTTCTTGCTCGAACACAGCGGAAACCTGCTCAGGCAGTAGGATGTCACCGCCCGAGGCGCGGTCATTGAGCTCGGCAAAGGTTTGCTCCGCTGCCGACATTGATCCTGTCAACAGTCTCGATATATCCTCAGACATGCGCATGCCGGACCAGGCACAGATTATAAGAACTGCGCATGCCGTTCCGACCCACAGCGCTTTTTTCCAACGTCTCCACCGGCGCCACAGCTGCTTTTTCAGACGAAAAGAACTCATGTTAATCCCCTTCATTCTGCTTTTTTCCTTAATCTGTCCTCGGACGCCGAAATTTATGCAGTGTTAGCTCTTTCGTTACGATATTCCAGTTACGCTGTTATAAAATACAACAAAAAAGTGGCTCAAGCTGTAAACCGGCTTAACCCACCTTACTATGTATCGATTCGGTTGGTAAAAATCATCATAAATGCTCTGAGAGATGCGGTCACGATACGTACCCGACTGCGATGAATTTTTACTCGAACTTAGGTTCCAATGAACTCCAACGTTTCGGATCAGGTTACTCTTCATGAAGCAATAATGGCGCGCCCTGAGAGATTCGAACTCCCGACCTTTTGATTCGTAGTCAAACGCTCTATCCAGCTGAGCTAAGGGCGCAAGATATGGAGCGGACGACGGGAATCGAACCCGCGACCCTCGCCTTGGCAAGGCGATGCTCTACCGCTGAGCCACGTCCGCATATCTTTAATTTAGGAAAGTACATTTAAATGGCGGAACCGACGGGATTCGAACCCGCGATCTCCTGCGTGACAGGCAGGCATGTTAGGCCTCTACACCACGGTTCCACGAGGCACTTCTTATTCTTAGATAAGAAGATTTGGTTGCGGGGGCAGGATTTGAACCTGCGACCTTCGGGTTATGAGCCCGACGAGCTACCGAGCTGCTCCACCCCGCGTCAATCAAATAATAACCAAGTGTTATAAATTAATGGTGACCCGTAGGGGATTCGAACCCCTGTTACCTCCGTGAAAGGGAGGTGTCTTAACCCCTTGACCAACGGGCCATAAGTATCACTTCTCAATCGTGACAACGAACTTCATTATACCAAATCAACTGATATAAAGCAATAGTTATTTATATAAACAAAAACCACTGCTGGGATCAGCAATGGTTCATGTGCTTGGCAACGTCCTACTCTCCCAGGACCCT is a genomic window of Paenibacillus durus ATCC 35681 containing:
- the ruvC gene encoding crossover junction endodeoxyribonuclease RuvC is translated as MRILGIDPGIAIVGFGFIDKNGSKLTPVQYGSIQTEAHTPEEERLLHVYEGMLQLIDRYKPDAVALEKLFFNRNVTTAMSVGQARGVLVLAAVQRGLAVAEYTPMQVKQAIVGYGKAEKRQVQEMVRMYLKLCAIPKPDDVADALAVAVCHAHSYTLNSKINEVLRK
- a CDS encoding BofC C-terminal domain-containing protein, which translates into the protein MSSFRLKKQLWRRWRRWKKALWVGTACAVLIICAWSGMRMSEDISRLLTGSMSAAEQTFAELNDRASGGDILLPEQVSAVFEQEDQKEQASNQGNADSLIKVIADSGLSRKVHYKTTYVCDEEIRNVPQAMSPKELQFLIAEHSDWQGKIGPEGDVWLERNVNDLSPSCKKEAYIGIDNEGNLTLYKGPPKREEALKTFFQIDIGTMKSALPEKMWWQLQGGIRVQDIDEYNSVLSTFSDYARDNAEAM